Proteins encoded by one window of Salvia splendens isolate huo1 chromosome 5, SspV2, whole genome shotgun sequence:
- the LOC121805508 gene encoding mitogen-activated protein kinase 9-like, with protein MGGGTFVDGVRRWFQKRPNPNSNSNSIISNHEQQPHSDLTENSLSIVEDFDFSGLKLIKVPKRLDFPFSNPAMDSHKKSNLETEFFTEYGEASRYQVQEVIGKGSYGVVGSAIDTHTDEGVAIKKINDVFEHVSDATRILREIKLLRLLRHPDIVEIKHIMLPPSRREFRDIYVVFELMESDLHQVIKANDDLTPEHYQFFLYQLLRGLKYTHSANVFHRDLKPKNILANADCKLKICDFGLARVSFNDAPSAIFWTDYVATRWYRAPELCGSFFSKYTPAIDIWSIGCIFAEMLSGKPLFPGKNVVHQLDLMTDLLGTPPPESIARIRNEKARRYLSSMRNKQPVPFSQKFPNTDPLALRLLDRLLAFDPKDRPTAQEALNDPYFQGLSNDDREPTTAPISKLEFEFERRKLTKNDVRELIYREILEYHPHMLEEYLRGGEQTSGFMYPSGVDRFKRQFAHLEEHYGKGEKSTPLQRQHASLPRERVPAPKEEPEENDFEKRSAASVATTLDSPPGNDGMNSSSQNGKKGNYSARSLLKSASISASKCIGVKEKKNAEEEPIEENKEEIDEKIAALHA; from the exons ATGGGGGGAGGCACATTTGTGGATGGTGTTCGTCGCTGGTTCCAAAAACGCCCTAAtcccaattccaattccaattccattaTTAGTAATCATGAGCAACAGCCGCATTCCGATTTGACGGAAAACTCCCTTTCCATTGTTGAAGACTTTGATTTTTCGGGGCTCAAGTTGATTAAAGTCCCCAAGCGCCTCGATTTCCCATTTTCAAACCCCGCCATGGATTCCCACAAAAAG AGTAACCTGGAAACCGAATTCTTCACAGAGTATGGGGAGGCGAGTAGGTATCAGGTGCAAGAAGTTATAGGCAAAGGTAGCTATGGCGTTGTAGGTTCTGCGATCGATACTCATACCGATGAAGGAGTTGCAATTAAAAAGATCAATGacgtgtttgagcatgtttctGATGCCACGCGAATCCTCAGAGAAATCAAGCTTCTTCGCCTGCTTCGCCATCCTGACATTGTTGAGATCAAGCACATAATGCTTCCTCCTTCGCGGAGAGAATTCCGAGATATCTATGTTGTTTTTGAATTGATGGAATCTGATCTTCACCAAGTGATTAAAGCAAATGATGACCTAACACCCGAGCATTATCAATTCTTCCTCTACCAGCTCCTGCGTGGCTTGAAATACACTCACTCAG CAAATGTGTTCCACCGGGATTTAAAGCCAAAGAACATTCTTGCTAATGCTGACTGTAAGTTGAAGATTTGTGATTTTGGTCTGGCACGTGTGTCATTTAATGATGCCCCATCGGCAATATTTTGGACT GATTATGTTGCAACTCGGTGGTATCGTGCTCCTGAGCTATGCGGTTCCTTTTTCTCTAAA TACACTCCTGCTATTGATATCTGGAGTATCGGATGCATATTTGCTGAGATGCTCAGTGGAAAACCGTTATTCCCGGGGAAAAATGTGGTGCATCAGCTAGACTTAATGACCGATTTGCTTGGCACTCCACCGCCTGAATCTATTGCAAGG ATCAGGAATGAAAAGGCTAGGCGATATCTCAGCAGTATGCGGAATAAACAACCTGTTCCGTTTTCTCAGAAATTCCCTAATACTGATCCTTTGGCTCTTCGCTTGCTAGACAGGCTTCTGGCGTTTGATCCTAAAGATAGACCGACCGCTCAAGAA GCACTGAATGATCCCTACTTTCAGGGGTTGTCAAACGACGACCGTGAACCTACAACTGCACCTATATCGAAGCTCGAGTTTGAATTCGAGAGGAGGAAACTGACAAAAAATGATGTTAGGGAGTTGATTTATAGAGAG ATTCTGGAGTATCATCCTCATATGCTTGAGGAGTATCTCCGAGGCGGAGAGCAGACTAGTGGCTTCATGTACCCAAG TGGTGTTGATCGGTTCAAGAGACAGTTTGCCCATCTCGAAGAGCACTATGGTAAAGGAGAAAAAAGCACTCCCCTACAGAGACAGCACGCTTCATTACCTAG AGAGCGTGTCCCTGCACCGAAAGAGGAACCTGAAGAGAACGATTTTGAAAAACGAAGTGCAGCTTCCGTTGCTACAACTCTTGATAGCCCCCCAGGGAATGATGGAATGAACAGTAGTTCCCAAAACGgtaaaaagggaaattacagCGCTCGTAGCTTGTTGAAGAGTGCAAGCATCAGCGCTTCAAAATGCATCGGtgtcaaagaaaagaaaaatgcagAG GAGGAACCAATCGAAGAGAATAAGGAAGAGATCGATGAGAAAATTGCAGCCCTCCATGCCTGA
- the LOC121804068 gene encoding LOW QUALITY PROTEIN: cytochrome P450 724B1-like (The sequence of the model RefSeq protein was modified relative to this genomic sequence to represent the inferred CDS: inserted 1 base in 1 codon; substituted 1 base at 1 genomic stop codon): MGGVILSLFLGIVLILICKVFGMWIFKDKPKSGLPDGSMWHFPLIGETLGFLKPHKSNSLGFFLQDHCSSYGNIFRSHLFGSPTVVSCDLELNAFILQNEETLFGSSYPKPVHDILGKLSMMLVSGSLHKKLRSVALSFINASKSSPEFLSYVDSFSLSVIHSWTSLSTPLYFFKEAKKLTFYLMLKNLLSIEPDDPIAENILEEFFTFMKGFVSLPVYFPGTAYSKALKSRRRIXSILKDAIXKREKMMKNARGDFVDEVVQRDGLNDEEKVSVLMDLLFAGYETTSGLMAFVVYFLAKAPSALQKLREEHQSLRKDGESLNWEDYKKMEFTSHVINEALRCGNLVKFVHRKALKDVKFKEYTIPVGLSNI; the protein is encoded by the exons ATGGGTGGTGTGattttgagtttgtttttaggtatagttttgattttaatATGCAAGGTTTTTGGGATGTGGATTTTCAAAGATAAGCCAAAGTCAGGGTTGCCTGATGGAAGCATGTGGCATTTCCCTTTAATTGGTGAAACTCTTGGCTTTCTAAAACCTCATAAATCAAACTCTCTTGGCTTCTTCTTGCAAGATCATTGCTCTAGCTATGGCAATATCTTCCGGTCCCATCTATTCGGGAGCCCCACGGTGGTGTCGTGTGACCTCGAGCTAAACGCGTTTATTCTTCAAAACGAAGAAACGCTATTCGGAAGCAGCTACCCCAAGCCGGTCCACGACATCCTTGGCAAGTTGTCGATGATGCTTGTCTCGGGCAGCCTCCACAAGAAGCTAAGGAGCGTCGCGCTTAGCTTCATCAACGCCTCTAAGTCGAGCCCCGAGTTTTTGTCCTATGTCGACTCATTCTCCCTCTCCGTCATACATTCTTGGACATCCCTCTCCACCCCACTCTACTTCTTCAAAGAAGCCAAGAAG CTGACCTTTTATCTTATGTTAAAAAATCTATTGAGTATTGAGCCTGATGACCCTATAGCTGAAAATATACTTGAAGAATTCTTTACTTTCATGAAAGGCTTTGTTTCTCTGCCTGTTTATTTTCCCGGGACTGCTTATTCAAAGGCTCTCAAG TCAAGGAGGAGGA CATCAATTTTGAAAGATGCaatataaaagagagaaaaaatgatgaaaaatgcGAGAGGGGATTTTGTAGATGAAGTAGTGCAAAGGGATGGTTTAAATGATGAAGAAAAAGTGAGCGTTTTGATGGACCTTCTGTTTGCTGGCTATGAAACAACCTCAGGCCTTATGGCCTTCGTTGTCTACTTTCTAGCTAAGGCCCCATCTGCCCTTCAAAAGCTTCGG GAAGAACATCAATCCTTGAGGAAGGATGGAGAGTCTTTGAATTGGGAAGACTACAAAAAGATGGAGTTTACTTCTCAT GTGATAAATGAGGCTCTGCGTTGTGGAAATCTAGTGAAGTTTGTGCATAGGAAAGCTCTCAAGGATGTCAAATTCAAAG AATATACAATTCCAGTAGGGCTCTCTAATATTTAG